The segment CCCCTCGATCTTGACGGAAGCAATCGCGGCACCTTCGATCGAGCTGAGCAGCACACGGCGCAGGCCGTTGCCGATCGTGTGACCGTAGCCAGTTTCAAACGGCTCCGCCGTGAACTTCGCGTAGGTCTCGGTCGCGGTTTCCTCTTCCTTAACGAGGCGGTTGGGCAGCTGGAACTTACCTAGTCGGATGGCCATGGGACGTGTCGGGGCGTGAGATGCGGGGGACGGGTGAAAGGCCAGCGTGGCACTGCACCCGTCGTTCCAGATTAGCGGCTGTAGAATTCGACGATGAGCTGGACGTTAACGCCCGTCTCAATGTCGTCGGCGGTGGGCAGACGATTGATCGTCGTCGTGAGCTGATCTTCGTTACGCGTCATCCACAGCGGGACGTTGCGGACGCGGGTATCTTCGATCGCGCGGGTCGCCAACTGACGGCTGGAGGTCGATTCGCGGACTTCGATCACATCGCCGGCCGAGATCTGGCAGCTGGGGATGTTGGTCTTGTGGCCGTTGACCTTCACGTGGCCGTGCGTCACAAACTGACGGGCCTGGCGGCGGGTCTTGGCGAAACCGCAAGCGTAGACGACGGAATCCAGGCGGCGCTCGAGCGTCTGCGTGAAGATCTCGGACGTGACCCCGATCTTGGCCTTGGCGGAATCAAAGGTGCGGCGGAACTGCTTCTCCGTGAGGCCATACATGTAGCGAAGCTTTTGCTTCTCATTCAGGCCGATGGAGTATTCGCTCTGCTTGTTGCGGCGCAGGCGGGGGCCGTGCTGACCGGGGGGGTGCGGCTTGCGTTCCTGCGCCTTGGAGGCGGGGAACACGGACATGCCGAACTTACGGTTAATGCGGGTGGCGGGACCAGTATAACGGGCCATGACGCGATAAAATTACTTGGAGGTTATCGACCGATGGGTTAGACGCGGCGGCGCTTCTTGGGGCGGCAGCCGTTGTGCGGAACCGGGGTCACGTCGCGGATGGCCGAAACGTTCATACCCAGGCTCTGGATGGCGCGGATGGCGCTGTCGCGACCCATCCCTGGGCCCTTGACGCGCACTTCCACTTCCTTCATCCCGTGCGAGAGAGCCGTGCGGCCCGCATCCTGGGTCACCACCTGGGCGGCATAAGCCGTGCTCTTACGGCTGCCGCGGAAGTTCATCTTACCCGCGCTCGACCAGGAAATCACGTTCCCGTTGCGGTCGCAGAAAGTAACCTTCGTGTTATTGAACGTGGCGAGAATGTTGACGATGCCGCTGTTAACGTTCTTCGAGCCCTTGGCCTTGCGGACGGTCAGGTCGACATCGCTCTTCAACAGGTCGGCAGCCGTAGGCTGGCCCGACTTCTTCTCTTCCTTCTCAGCACCTTCGGCAGGGACTTGGCCCTCGGCCGGGGTGGCTGCGGCGGCGCGTTCCTTTTCCGCAGCGGGAGTCTTGGCGGATTGCTCCTTCTTTTGTTCTTCGCTCATATATAGCTATGAATAAATTGGCGTGTGGGCCGGTTTACTTCTTCTTGCCGCTGATCGTGCGGCGCTTGCCCTTGCGCGTGCGGGCATTGCTCTTGGTGCGTTGACCACGCACCGGCAGGCCCTTGCGGTGACGAACCCCACGGTAGCACTGGATCGCCTGAAGGCGCTTCAGGTTACCGGTGATCTCACGACGGAGGTCACCTTCGACGCGGATGCCCTTTTCCAGCACCAGCTCGGCAATCTTGTTCAGATCTTCCTCGCTGAGGGTGTGGGCGCGGGCGTCGGGGTCCAGACCGGCTTCTTCTACCAGCATTTCGGCCAGCGTCGGGCCAATGCCGTAGATGTAGCGCAGCGAATAGGGAATCTTCTTGTTGCCGGGAATGTCTACCCCAAGAATACGTGGCATGACTGATTGGGTCTGGGTGAAAATGGAAAACTAAACCACTCGTCGTCGGGGGACGAAGAGGGAAAATCGTGAATAGAGAGGAGTATCAGAAAGAAAGTCAACCCTTATCTACGAATTCCTTTTCGTACTGCCGGACGACTTTGCCGGCCCACGAATCGGGTAGTGTGAGGATTTCTGGTTCACCGTTGGTTACGAGCACCGTGTGCTCAAAGTGAGCGGCAAGGGAGCCGTCCTTGGTCCGTGCAGTCCAGCCATCGCTGTCCATCTTTACAGCCGAGCGACCGGCGGTGATCATGGGCTCGATCGCGAGCGTCATGCCCGGGCGCAGGTAGTCGCCCCGGTTGCGCGAACCGAAATTCGGAATCTGCGGCTCTTCGTGCATGCTGCGCCCCACGCCGTGGCCGACGAACTCGCGCACGATGCCGTAGCGCATGCGGCGCACATACTTTTCCACCGCATTGGAAATGTAGCCCACACGGTGACCGCTGCGCGCTTCCTCGATCCCGAGGTAAAGGGACTGCTCCGTCACCTCCAACAGGCGGTAAGCCTCGTCGCTGATCTGCCCCACCCCGACGGTCCGGCAATTGTCGCCGATCCAGCCGTTGTGGACGAGCGATACGTCGACCGAGATGACATCGCCCTCCTCCAGCACGCGGCTCAACTTGCCGATACCGTGCACGATCTCGTCGTTGACCGAAAGGCAGGTGTAAGAAGGGAAGCGGTGGTTGCCGTGCCCGTAATTATAGCAGGCGCTCACCGCGCCGGCCGCTTCGATCAGCCGACGGCCCTCCTGGTCGAGGTCGTAGGTATTCACTCCCGGCTCCGCCAACTGGCACAACCGGTCCAGCACGTTCGCGGCGATCTTGCACGCCACGCGCATCTGCTCGATTTGTTCTGCGGTTTTTACCGGGATCATGATAACGACGACGCCCCGGCCGGTAAGGACGGGGCGGAGAAACGCTCCATTAAAAAAGTGACAGCCTTAGAAAAGATACAGCATCAAGCCGTGGGCCAGCAGGCCGGAGCCGAGCAGCGCCAACAACCAGATCCAGATCCGGCTGGTATTGGCAAAGGTGGCGACGTCCATGGCGGCGGCGGCAGTGCGGCTTTGGCTACGCCCCTTGATCCGGCCCTTCTTCAGGAAGCCGTCATAGTGGCGTTGCAGCAGGTAGGTCTCCACCTGGCGGAGGAAGTCGAGCAACACACCCACGATGATCAGCAGGCCCGTGCCGCCAAAAAACTGTGCAGCGGTGTAGGGAATCCCGAGGGAGTGGCTGACGAAATTGGGGAAGAGTGCGATGGCGACGAGGAACACGGCACCGGCCAGCGTCAGGCGCGTCATCACAAAGTCCAGATACTTGGCAGTATTGTCGCCCGGACGCACGCCGGGGATATAGCCACCGTAGCGCTTCAGGTCGTCCGCGATCTGGACGGGCTTGAACATCATCGACACCCAGAGGAAGCTGAACGCGAAGATCGTGA is part of the Verrucomicrobiota bacterium JB022 genome and harbors:
- the map gene encoding type I methionyl aminopeptidase, which translates into the protein MIPVKTAEQIEQMRVACKIAANVLDRLCQLAEPGVNTYDLDQEGRRLIEAAGAVSACYNYGHGNHRFPSYTCLSVNDEIVHGIGKLSRVLEEGDVISVDVSLVHNGWIGDNCRTVGVGQISDEAYRLLEVTEQSLYLGIEEARSGHRVGYISNAVEKYVRRMRYGIVREFVGHGVGRSMHEEPQIPNFGSRNRGDYLRPGMTLAIEPMITAGRSAVKMDSDGWTARTKDGSLAAHFEHTVLVTNGEPEILTLPDSWAGKVVRQYEKEFVDKG
- the rpsM gene encoding 30S ribosomal protein S13; its protein translation is MPRILGVDIPGNKKIPYSLRYIYGIGPTLAEMLVEEAGLDPDARAHTLSEEDLNKIAELVLEKGIRVEGDLRREITGNLKRLQAIQCYRGVRHRKGLPVRGQRTKSNARTRKGKRRTISGKKK
- the rpsD gene encoding 30S ribosomal protein S4, which produces MARYTGPATRINRKFGMSVFPASKAQERKPHPPGQHGPRLRRNKQSEYSIGLNEKQKLRYMYGLTEKQFRRTFDSAKAKIGVTSEIFTQTLERRLDSVVYACGFAKTRRQARQFVTHGHVKVNGHKTNIPSCQISAGDVIEVRESTSSRQLATRAIEDTRVRNVPLWMTRNEDQLTTTINRLPTADDIETGVNVQLIVEFYSR
- the rpsK gene encoding 30S ribosomal protein S11, translated to MSEEQKKEQSAKTPAAEKERAAAATPAEGQVPAEGAEKEEKKSGQPTAADLLKSDVDLTVRKAKGSKNVNSGIVNILATFNNTKVTFCDRNGNVISWSSAGKMNFRGSRKSTAYAAQVVTQDAGRTALSHGMKEVEVRVKGPGMGRDSAIRAIQSLGMNVSAIRDVTPVPHNGCRPKKRRRV